From the Desulforhopalus sp. genome, one window contains:
- a CDS encoding HDOD domain-containing protein, whose translation MQKSASFLDVINESIASGNVVLPVFSAAALRIQQELIKKDPDMKVFETLLSGDQSLSSQVLQMANSSFYQGLVEILTVRSAIVRLGMQEVGRLVLLVATRNQFRSKDPELNVLMKQLWQHAVGCALGVKWLMRRCKFDELESHAFFAGLFHDIGKLFVLMVVDQMKEKNKQLPVTHALLLEAMGSLHCDQGYKLMRQWNLPEEYCVVTRDHHRKDYDNKNYLLVLVRLADVACIKLGIGVTKDESIVLSTREEARLLNLSEVDLAELEIMLEDTAILAG comes from the coding sequence ATGCAGAAGAGCGCCTCGTTTCTCGATGTAATCAATGAAAGCATTGCCTCCGGCAATGTGGTGTTACCGGTATTCAGTGCGGCGGCGCTGCGGATTCAGCAGGAACTGATTAAAAAAGATCCGGACATGAAGGTGTTTGAGACCTTGTTGTCCGGCGATCAGTCGCTGTCCAGCCAGGTGCTGCAAATGGCGAATTCGTCATTTTATCAAGGCCTTGTTGAGATTCTCACGGTTCGGTCGGCCATAGTCCGCCTGGGTATGCAGGAGGTGGGACGACTGGTTCTGCTGGTGGCCACCCGCAATCAATTCCGGAGTAAAGATCCGGAGCTGAATGTCCTCATGAAGCAGTTATGGCAGCATGCGGTCGGCTGCGCCCTTGGCGTGAAGTGGTTGATGCGGCGCTGCAAATTTGATGAACTGGAAAGTCATGCCTTTTTTGCCGGCCTTTTTCACGATATCGGCAAGTTGTTTGTCCTTATGGTCGTTGACCAGATGAAGGAAAAGAACAAACAGCTGCCGGTCACCCATGCCCTCCTCCTCGAAGCCATGGGCAGCCTGCATTGCGACCAGGGCTATAAGCTCATGAGGCAGTGGAATCTGCCGGAGGAGTATTGTGTCGTCACCAGGGATCACCACCGCAAAGACTACGACAATAAAAATTATTTGCTGGTGCTGGTGCGTCTGGCTGATGTGGCCTGTATAAAACTGGGAATTGGCGTGACCAAGGATGAGTCCATCGTGCTGTCGACACGGGAAGAGGCCCGCCTTCTCAATCTGTCCGAGGTCGATCTTGCCGAGCTGGAGATCATGCTGGAAGATACCGCCATCCTCGCGGGATGA
- a CDS encoding ATPase, T2SS/T4P/T4SS family: MANDKGSGYGEIASLLLQSGLVSEKQLQHADRIRKKLATPTSLLNVLKELGIVTDEMVRKALMDTATTIRIGELLVELGHLSEDDLQAAFRIQQEREKGLRFGEVLVKHNFIDEKLFNRILSIQLGFPLVDVNMSLVERTLASRVPMKTLVDHQFLPLKTNDKTILVAFADPLDRKSIEVAKKFFGGTIAPAIVEKKALGDTLKLLANLQAGKRVDVDGKTVVGIVNSMIIAAIKVNCSDIHIEPMADRLQIRFREDGILCHYKDFPRDIIPPLSSRLKILCDADIAEKRRHQGGRILFNYEEGSVDIRVSFYVTVHGEKIVLRLLNQKRELLDIQTIGMAPKMLHKFLEDAVYPPSGVLLVTGPTGSGKTSTVYSCINHIKNPQISIITAEEPVEYFIDGIAQCSIDPSINVTFEETLRHIVRQDPDVIVIGEIRDSVSAEMAVQAALTGHKVLSTFHTEDSIGGLIRLLNMDIAPFLISSTVVSVLAQRLLRRVCKACATETKVTPTQLQRLGVSAQDLMGAQFKKGRGCELCKQTGYKGRVGIFEVLVLNELVRTAILEQKTSYEIRQISIDHAGLVTLLEDGLLKAAAGITSIEEVLRCLPRLCPPRPLMEIRRISGE; the protein is encoded by the coding sequence ATGGCAAACGACAAGGGTTCCGGATACGGCGAAATTGCCTCTCTGCTGCTGCAGTCGGGATTGGTGAGCGAAAAGCAGCTGCAGCATGCTGATCGAATCCGCAAAAAGCTGGCAACGCCGACCTCGCTCCTCAATGTCCTGAAAGAGTTGGGGATTGTCACCGATGAAATGGTGCGGAAGGCCTTGATGGATACCGCCACGACCATCAGGATCGGTGAACTGTTGGTTGAGTTGGGGCATCTGTCCGAGGATGATCTGCAGGCCGCTTTCCGCATTCAACAGGAGCGGGAAAAAGGGCTGCGCTTTGGCGAAGTCTTGGTAAAGCATAATTTTATCGATGAAAAGCTCTTTAACAGGATTCTCTCCATTCAGCTGGGGTTTCCCCTGGTGGATGTCAATATGTCCCTGGTAGAGCGGACGCTTGCCAGCCGGGTGCCGATGAAGACCCTCGTCGATCATCAATTCCTTCCCCTGAAAACCAACGATAAGACTATACTGGTCGCCTTTGCCGATCCGCTTGACCGGAAAAGCATCGAGGTTGCCAAGAAGTTCTTTGGCGGTACCATCGCACCGGCCATTGTCGAGAAGAAGGCCTTGGGCGACACCCTCAAGCTCCTGGCGAATCTGCAGGCCGGGAAGAGGGTTGATGTCGATGGCAAGACTGTCGTCGGTATTGTCAATTCGATGATTATTGCGGCGATAAAGGTGAACTGTTCGGATATTCATATCGAACCGATGGCCGATCGCCTGCAGATACGTTTTCGTGAGGATGGTATCCTTTGCCATTACAAGGACTTCCCACGGGATATCATTCCCCCGCTGAGTAGCAGACTGAAGATACTCTGTGATGCCGATATCGCTGAAAAGCGGCGCCACCAAGGAGGGCGAATCCTCTTCAACTATGAGGAAGGCAGCGTTGATATCCGCGTTTCCTTCTACGTTACTGTGCACGGCGAAAAGATCGTCCTTCGCCTCCTCAATCAGAAACGGGAGCTCCTCGACATCCAGACAATCGGCATGGCCCCGAAGATGCTGCATAAATTCCTTGAGGACGCGGTCTATCCACCGAGTGGCGTGCTCTTGGTCACCGGCCCCACCGGTTCGGGCAAGACCTCCACCGTCTACAGCTGTATCAATCACATCAAGAACCCGCAGATAAGCATTATCACGGCGGAAGAGCCGGTGGAATATTTCATCGACGGCATTGCCCAGTGCTCCATTGATCCATCGATTAACGTCACCTTTGAGGAAACCCTGCGGCATATCGTCCGCCAGGATCCGGATGTCATCGTCATCGGCGAAATTCGCGACAGCGTCTCGGCGGAAATGGCGGTACAGGCGGCGCTGACCGGGCATAAGGTGCTCAGTACCTTTCATACCGAGGACAGTATCGGCGGTCTTATCCGCCTCTTGAATATGGATATTGCCCCGTTTTTGATCTCATCAACGGTGGTAAGTGTCCTGGCGCAACGGCTTTTGCGGCGGGTGTGCAAGGCCTGTGCCACTGAAACCAAGGTGACCCCGACCCAGCTGCAGCGTCTTGGCGTTTCGGCGCAGGACCTGATGGGGGCGCAATTCAAGAAAGGCCGGGGCTGCGAGCTCTGCAAACAAACCGGCTATAAAGGCAGGGTAGGGATCTTTGAGGTGCTGGTGCTCAATGAGTTGGTACGGACTGCCATCCTTGAGCAAAAAACCAGCTATGAAATACGCCAGATCAGCATCGATCACGCCGGCCTGGTAACCCTCCTGGAGGATGGCCTGTTGAAGGCAGCGGCGGGGATTACCAGTATTGAGGAGGTCCTGCGTTGTTTGCCGAGACTTTGTCCACCCCGGCCGCTTATGGAAATACGTCGTATCTCGGGAGAATAA